The Flavobacterium sp. K5-23 genome segment AAAAGTTCAACGCGCTTAAAGCTTCAAGACCTGAAGTAGCAGTAGAAATAGAGGATCATATGGAATTTGAAACAGCACCTGAAGAAGAAGCTGCAGTTTAATTCTAACGATATTTTTTTATATTACCGCAAATTCGCAAATTATATAAACAGTGATTAATTGTTTTAATTTGCGAATTTGCGGTGTTTTACTTTTTAAGCTTTTCTTTTAATGTGTTAGAATGCCGAATTCCTCGAATTCAATTCCTTAAATATTGGGGTTTTAGGCAACAAAGCTAGAAGCATTTGTCTTTCGAACATTAGAAAAAGGGTTGTATATTAATGATAATTAGGATAAAAGAGAATCTCTTTTTTATTGTTTGTTATATTCGAAATCCTAATTTGTTTTAAACAAGCTCCTTTTTCATCTTTAGCAACACAGTTTATTTGAACTTCGTCAATGAGTTGATCATTTTTGTCCTTGACAACAATTTTAGAAAGTTCATTGTTGGTATAAAAAAAATACTGTGTGTGAAAAGTGGTAAAATTATCAACTATTTTATTGATAGTCCCATCTTTATTATAATGATAAATGGCTTCATTTTGTTTGTATTTTTTATTAGTGTAACAGCTAATTCGTTCCCTTTGTTTAGGTTTCCAACGTGTTTTACAATAATAAGGTTCTTTATCTGGATAGGTTTCTTTTACAAACCATAATCGCTTTTCAGTTTCTTGTAAAAGGTTACCTAAAGAATCTACAGTTTTAGTATTTTTTAATCGACCGTTTTTAGTAAAAACCATCTGTTTCTTTTGTAAAAGCTTTTTCTGATTATTTACCACTACATAAATTTCTTCAGTAGCAGATTTTACACCTTCAGGAAGAAGCAGTTTCTTACTGTCCTTTTTTGTAGCACAGGATTGGAATAGTAGGAGTAAAATATATAAATAAATAACTCTCATAAACTTTAGTTTTAACTACCTACTAATTTACGTATATAAAACAGAATCAAGATGTTAAAAATTTAATAAAGAAGTGGTTTGTTTTAAGTTAGTAAAAAAAACCACCGCAAATTCGCAAATTACAATAACAGTTTTAATTTGCGAATTTGCGGTGTTTTACTATTTATATTAGTCCAGTTTAGTCAGTACTTTTTCGTAAGCTTTTCTTGGGCTTCCTCTAAAAAACACTTCTCCACATAAAGTATAACCCAAGTTTTCAAAAACTTTCATCATAGCAATATTGTCAAAATTAGTGTCTGCCTTTACGCTATATATGTTGTTTTGAAGTGCAAAATCTTCTATATATCCAATAATCATTTTGGCTAAACCTTTACCTAAATATTGTTCAGAAAGGGCAACTCTATGAATTACTACAAAATCATCGATAGTTAACCATTTTCCTTCAATGTTATCATATGCAGGTTCGTAATTCATTATCACCGCACTGTACCCAATGATTGTTTCTCCTTCGACCAAAACAAAACCCTGACCTTTTTCAATGTCTTTTTGTACCACATCTGGATTAGGATATCCGTCTTGCCATTGATTACTTCCGTCTTTTTTTCTTCGAATGATAGCCTGCTGCAGTATTTGCCATATTGGAGTTGTTTCAGACATCTCCGCTTTTCTAAAGTTATAATGAATCATTGTGATTTTAAATTTCAATAAAAATACTTATAATTCTTGTGATTTTGTCTTTTCAAGAATGTTTTGAAAAGAAGTCAGGAGATATTAAAAATGTAAACTTACATAATTACTTAAAAAAGCGCAAAGTCAGGAGAGTTTGCAGAACTAAATGATAATATTTAGGGTATGATATATTTGTCTCTTTTTATTCAATTTTTTTCTGTAAAATTCCCCAACGTTCCCGCACTTGTGGCTGTTGCGGACTTTGAAGACGAGTATTTTCGGCTAAACACAAATATCTCAAATACAAAACCAACTTCAAATTAAGCCAAATACCCTAATCACGCCAAACAGCTGTTACATGCAGTTTTTACATTGTTTTCTGTCAATACCATTTAATTCAGGAAATCCTGTCAAGTCAATGTCTGTAAGTATTTCGAAATACTCAACCAATTGTGGGAAAATTTCAGGTTTTATCATTTTTCCTTTTTCTAAGCAGTGTATTACTTCATTATTGTTTAATATATGCAACTCAACTAATCGTTCATTATATTGTTTTCTTAAATTACTCGGCGTAAAAGCTGTATTATAACAGTCTTTGCAATTATGAAAAATCTGTCCGACTTTTTCAAAAGTATTTAATTTAAATAAATATTCGCTCCAACTATTAAAAAATGATTTGTCAGAATTTCTTAGGTTTATTCCAATTAGTTGGATTAGTTTGATTTTTTTTCTCTAAAAATAAATCATCATTATATTCATCAATTGTAAAGCTTACATTATTTAATCCAATTATTATATCAGCTTTCGGTAATAATATGTGAGTTCCATCTATAACTTTTGCTTGTTTTTCAAGCCACTTGTATTGTGATATAAATTTCATAGGATTTCGTTTTCGATAAAATTGCAGGCAACTTTTATATAGGTCTGATTAGAGTCAGACTTTATCTATTATCAAATATATAATAATTATCTTATAAAAGATCTTGGTAAATTTTTTAAATTCAGAGTTTTCTTATTTTAATAATTCTTAATTATTAAAATAAATAGTAGTAAAAGGAGCTTTTATTTTGTGAAATTAGGCGCAAAAAAGCGACATTTAAATTACTTAAACGCCGCGTTTATTATCTAAAAAAGAGGTTATTTATCGAATCACTTTCACAAATTCGGCAATTTTTCCAGTACCGTTTTCGGTTAAATACGTGATGAATGCACTGCCTATAATAGCGCCTTTGGCAAATTGAGTCGCTTGCTTGAAGGTTTCGGCATTATTGATTCCGAAGCCAATGACTTGTGGGTTTTTCAAATTCATATCGGCAATGCGTTTGAAATAATCTTCCTGTGTGCTTCCAAAACCAGATTGCGAACCTGTAACACTTGCTGAACTTACCATATAGATAAACCCATTAGAAACGCTGTCGATAAAATGAATGCGCTCGTTAGAAGTTTGTGGCGTGATCAAGAATACATTGATTAAGCCGTATTTTTCGAAAGTTGCTTTGTATTGGTCTGCATATACATCAACTGGAAGGTCAGGGATGATTAATCCATCGACACCTATTTCTTGACATTTCTTGCAAAAATTTTCCACTCCGTATTGCAATATTGGGTTGAAATACCCCATAATTACTAAAGGAATCGATACCGTTTCCCGAATAGTTGCCAGTTGGTCAAACAGTAATTGAGTTGTCATTCCGTTATGCAATGCTTGGGTTGAGCTCGCTTGAATCGTTGGTCCATCAGCCAGTGGGTCGCTGAATGGTAAACCGATTTCGATCATATCGACCCCGTTTTTTTCTAAATCTTGAATGATTTGTACCGTATCGTTTAGACTAGGATATCCTGCTGAGAAATAGATGGAAAGTATCTTCTTGCCTTCTTGTAATTTTTTATTTATTCTGTTCATTATTGTATATTTTATCAGATGTGGTATCTGTCTAGCGCTTTTATTTTATCCTTATTTATGTAGCGGCTGTAAATGCCCAAGCCACTTCATTAGATTTTAATTGAACTTGAATTCGCTTGTAATGTTTTCCTTCATAAGTATCAGCAAGTTGCAGTTCTCGTAAAGTTAATTCATAGAGTATCCCATTAATGGAATCTTCCGGTTTCTGGGTTGGCGTAATTATAGGATAGGTGTCAATCCCGTATTCTTCTTCAATTTTGATCTCTTTTACAGCATATCCCACTAATGAATCTGGAACTCCTTCCAGTATTCTACCAAATACGGTTTCTTGGATGTCTTTCTCCCTTAAGTTCCCGTAAGCAAATAATTTTTCCATGGCTTTTGTTTTAAAGTTTAATAAAAAATCCAAACATCTTATATCTAATTTGCGTTAGGGATGGAAGCGGTATCCCACGCTTTTTTGCGTGGATATAGCGTACAGCCCGCCCGCTTTTTTGCGGGAACGCCCTAAAATAAATTCAGTGTATACCCAACTATAATTTGAAATAATCGATATACGTATTTAAATCCTTGTCGCCTCGTCCCGAAAGATTGATAACTACAATATCGTCTTTTTTAAATTTCATTTCGTCCAGAACAGCAAAGGCATGCGCGCTCTCGATGGCGGGAATAATTCCTTCCATTTTTGACAATTGCAATCCCCAATTCATTGCTTGTTCATCAGTGATTGAAATGAATTGTGCCCTGCCCAAAGCAAATAAATGCGCGTGCATAGGCCCAACACCGGGATAATCTAAACCTGCCGAAATCGAATACGGCTCGGTGATTTGCCCATCAGGGGTTTGCATCAGCAGAGTTTTACTTCCGTGAATGATACCCACTTTCCCAAGTGCAGATGTAGCAGCACTCTCGCCCGAATCAACGCCTAAACCAGCAGCTTCGACAGCAATTATTTTCACGTCTCTTTCGTCCAAAAAGTGATAATAAGCACCGGCAGCATTACTACCACCACCTACGCAAGCAATCACATAATCAGGATTTTCACGGCCTTCTTTTTCCAGTAACTGCTCTTTTATTTCCTTAGAAATGACACTTTGAAAACGCGCCACCATATCCGGATAGGGATGCGGTCCTACCACTGATCCAATGATGTAATAGGTATCTACGGGATTGTTAATCCAGTCGCGAATGGCTTCGTTAGTGGCATCTTTTAAGGTTTTTGAACCTGAAAGTGCGGGACGAACTTCGGCACCTAGCATTTTCATACGCGCTACGTTTGGAGCCTGACGTTTGATGTCAATTTCGCCCATATACACGATACATTCCAGCCCCATCAAGGCACAAACCGTTGCTGTAGCCACTCCGTGTTGACCTGCACCAGTTTCCGCAATGATTCGTTTTTTACCTAAACGTTTGGCTAATAATATTTGTCCAATAGTATTATTGACTTTGTGCGCTCCTGTATGACATAAATCTTCCCTTTTTAGGTAGATTTTAGCGCCGTATTTTTCAGATAAACGTTCCGCAAAATATAGTGGAGTAGGGCGACCTACATAATCTTTTAATAACAAATCAAATTCAGCCTGAAATTCAGGATCTGCAGTGATTTTTAAATAGTTTTGGCGTAGTTCTTCAACATTTGGATATAACATTTCAGGAATGTAGGCGCCTCCAAATTCTCCGTAATAGCCTTTTTCGTTAACGTGAAAACTCATTTTGTTTAAAGTTTTAAAGTTTAAAGTTTCAAGTTGTTGGTGAAACTATATAATAATTCTGTATTTTTTAATCCTGGTTCTATTTCAAATTTACTATTTATATCAATTGCATAAACGGGTAAATTTATTTTTAATATTTCGTTCACAGCATCCATTTCATCTATTCCTATTCCGCCACTTAGAAAAAAGGGTTTTGAGGAAGTATAATTTTCTAATACTTTCCAGTCAAATGTGGTTCCGTTTCCTCCTGGCAACCTTCCTTTGGTGTCAAAAAGGAAGAAATCACAAACCGATTCAAAAGGAATAAGCTCTTCAAAATTAAAGGTATCCAAAATTGAGAATACTTTGATGATTTCGATATTTTCTGGTAATGCTTTTTTTAACGCTGTACAAAACAGAACTGATTCTTTGCCGTGAAGTTGTACTGCTTGTAAATCGTGTTTTATCACTTTTTCGACAATAATAGCTACCGATTCATTGACAAAAACGCCTGTCTTTTTAATTGATTTTGGCAATTCAGGAATCACACCATCAAAATACCGAGCTGATTTTTCCCAGAAAATAAAGCCCATATAATCGGGTAGGAGCGTGCCTACTTCGATAATGTTTTCGGGAAATTTCATTCCGCATATTTTGAGTTTCATAATCTTTTATTTAACGTATTTAACCACAAAGTTCACAAGGGTTTCGCGAAGTTCACTAAGCTGTGCTTGATTTTTATTCTAAAATCTATACTCTTACCCTAATGGGCTAGTTGTTTAATAAATTCTTTTGCTGCTTTTCCTGCATTGTCGGTTTTCATAAAGTTTTCACCTATTAAAAATCCTTTGTATCCATAGGGTTTTAATTCGGTTATCGCTTCAATGGAACTAATGCCACTTTCAGAAACTTTCACGAATTCATCCGGTATTTGTGACGCTAATTGCTTGCTGAAATCCAGACTTACTTCGAATGTTTTTAGATTTCGGTTATTTACGCCTATCATATCTAACGTTGGCATAATTGATTTATCCAATTCTTCTTGATTGTGCACTTCCAATAAAACATCAAGACCTAAGCTTTTAGCAAATTGGGATAATGATTTAATCTCTTCACGTGTTAAAACTGCAGCGATAAGCAATATTAAATCGGCTCCATACGCTTTGGCTTCCAGGATTTGATACTCGTCTACGATAAATTCTTTTCGCAATAGCGGAATTTTTACTGAGGCTCTTGCCAAAAGTAAATCGTCTAATGAACCACCAAAATATTTCCCGTCCGTCAAAACCGATATTCCGCAAGCGCCTGCTGATTCATATCCTTTAACGACTTCCTCTACAGTGAAATCTTGATTGATTATCGATTTAGACGGAGATCGACGTTTGTGCTCGGCAATGATTCCAGAATTGCTGTTTCTTAAATTTTGACTCAAAGAAATAGTTTCTTTTCCAAAGAAAATGGATGCTTCCAATTGCGAAACCGGTATGATGGATTTCTTGAGAATGACTTCTCGTTTTTTATCTACTATTATTTTATCAAGTATATTCATTGTTTTATGTTTAAAGTTTTCTTTGTTTAAGGTTTAAAGTTCCCTGTTTGAGTAACTTTAAACCTTAAACTTTAAACTATTTTTTTTACTTACTTAATTCTTGCAACGTTTTCAACGCTTTCAATCCTTTACCAGAAAGCAAACTTTCTTTAGCTTGTTCAAATCCTTCAAGTGGAGAACATTTAGTAACCGTTGCAATTGCCATTCCTGCATTGGCACAAACCACATTGTTTTGGGCTGTTGTACCTTTTCCAGAAATGATGTCCGTGAATAATTGCGCCGATTCATCAATTGTTGTTCCGCCTTCGATTTCGCTTTGCGTTAAAAGAGGTACTTCAAAAGTCTCGTGGGATAAAATTCCTTCCATACTGCTGGTAATGATCTTTGTGGGACTTGTCAAAGAAATTTCGTCATAACCGTCAAGCGAATGAAGGATGGTGAAATTCACATCGGTATTTTGATACAAATAAGCATACATTCTGGCCAGTTCCAGATTGAACACTCCCACCAATTGATTTTTTGGGAAAGATGGATTGACCATTGGCCCCAGCATATTAAAAAACGTTTTTACTGCTAATTCTTTTCTAATTGGGGCTACATTTTTCATAGCAGGGTGAAAAAGAGGTGCGTGTAAAACGCAGATCCCAGCTTTATCAATTGACTTTTCAAGAAAATCAGAGTCATTGCTAAATTTGATTCCTAATTTCTCCATCACATTACTTGAACCAGAGATAGAAGAAACACCGTAATTACCGTGTTTAGCCACTTTTATTCCGGCTCCCGCTGCAATGAAGGAAGCTAGAGTCGATATGTTGAAAGTGTCTTTTCCATCGCCACCAGTTCCGCATAAATCGATTGTGTTGTAATCTGATAAATCGATTCGAATACACAATTCCAATAACGCTTCTCTAAAACCGGCAAGTTCTTCAATACTGATGCTTCGCATCATATATACGGTAAGAAATGCCGAAATTTGACTTGGATTATAACTTCCGTTGGAGATATTAACTAATACGTTTTTTGCCTCTTCTTTCGAAAGCATCTCGTGATTGATTAGTCTATTTAATATGTTTTTCATTTTTTATTTGTTTAAAGTTTCAGGTTTAAAGTTTCAGGTTCTACAAACTGAAAACTGATTACTGAACACTATGCTTTCACCCAATTCTCTAATATTTTCTTGCCGTTTGGTGTCAAGACGCTTTCAGGATGAAATTGTACTCCACGTACATCATAAACTTTATGACGCAAGGACATTACCTGACCATTTTCGTCGAAGGAAGTTGCTTCCAGGACATCAGGTAAATTAGCATCAACCACCCAAGAATGGTATCTTCCCACTTCAAATTCGTTTCCTAATCCTTCAAACAACAATTCATCATCAACCACCGTTTTTACCATTGTGGCTACACCGTGATATACTTTATCCAGATTAGAAAGTGTGCCGCCAAATACTTCTCCTATGGCTTGTTGTCCAAGACAAACGCCAAAAATGCTTTTGGTAGAAGCATATTTCCGAATCACTTCTTTCAATAACCCAGCTTCATCAGGAATTCCAGGTCCTGGAGATAATAATATTTTATCAAAACGGGCTATTTCATCAATATCAAATTCATCGTTTCGGTATACGGTTACTTCACAGTTTAAATCCTCTAAGTAATGCACTAGGTTGTAAGTGAAGCTATCGTAATTGTCTATGACTAGTATTTTTTTCATTATTTTATTGAAAAATTGAAAGATTTAAAGATTGAAAAATTGTTGTTTCTGAGTAATCTTTAAATGCTTAAATTATTAAATCTTTTAATTGTTTTTATATTGTTTCTGCCAAATCTAGCGCCGTATTCAAAGCCCTTAATTTATTGTACACTTCTTGCATTTCGCTTTCTTCGTCTGAGCTGGCCACAATTCCGGCACCTGCTTGCGAATGCAATTGGTGGTTTTTACTCAGGAATGTCCGAATCATTATAGCATGATTAAAGTTACCTTCAAAATCCATAAATCCTATAGCTCCACCATAAAAATTACGGTTTGTCTTTTCGTATTCCTCAATCAGCTGCATCGCTCGATGTTTTGGTGCTCCGCTTAATGTTCCTGCTGGGAAAGTATCGGCAACGACTTGCATTGTAGTGGCGCTTTCGTGTAAATTTCCAGTCACTTTGGAAACCAAATGGATAACATGGGAGAAAAACTGTACTTCTCTGTATCTCTCCACATTCACATTGTGACCGTTACGACTTAAATCATTTCGAGCCAAATCCACCAGCATTACATGTTCGCTGTTTTCTTTTTTATCTTCGGAGAGTTGTTTAGCAAGTATAGCATCTTTTTCATCATCACCTGTTCGTTTGAATGTTCCGGCTATAGGATGAATTTCGGCTTTTCGGTCTTTGACAATAATTTGTGCTTCGGGTGAAGACCCAAATATTTTAAAATCACCGTAATCAAAAAAGAAGAGATATGGCGATGGGTTGATGCTTCTCAATGCTCTGTAAACATTAAATTCATCTCCTTTAAATCCTTGGGTAAATCTTCTGGATAATACGAGTTGAAATACATCACCACGGAAACAATGTTTTTTGGCTAAAGCCACATTATGTTTGAATTCTTCGTCTGTTAAATTCGAAAAACCTTCTCCTTCTTTAGTGAATTTATAAGAAGCAATATTGCGCGATTGTAACAATTGTTCAATTTCCGAAATATTGTTTTTACCATCAACGCTATGACAGAAAAGATAAGCTTCATTTTTAAAATGATTGATAGCTATGATATTTTGATACACGGCATAATATACATCGGGGATAGAAATACTATTGTCTTTCTTGGCAATGTTTAGCTTTTCAAAATAGCGAACTGCATCATAGGAAATATAGCCAAATAAGCCATTATTGATGAACTTAAAATTATTTTTTTCTGATTTAAATTGATGCGAGAACTCCTGAATAATTTCAGGAACATTAGTAGTTGAATCGATCAATTGTTTTTCTGAAGTTCCGTCTGGATAGCTTTTATAAATAGTTTCGTTTTCTATTTTTATCGATGCAATAGGATTGCAACATATATAAGAAAAACTATTGTCACTCCCGTGATAATCGCTACTTTCCAGCAACAGGCTATTTGGGAATTTATCACGTATTTTTAAATAAACGCTCACTGGAGTAATCGTGTCAGCGAGTATTTGTTTGTGTTTCGTATTTAGTGTATATGATTTCAAGTTGTGTAAATTTTAATGTTTAAAAATGTAATGATCAAAAAATATTGCATAAAAAAAAGGCTTGTCGTGATGACAAGCCTTTTTATATTTATAGTTAAAATAATACTATAGGAGCTTAGTTCACGACGTTTGACGTAAATTATTCCACCACCAAGTATTGTTTAATATCGTTTTCATATTTTTTTCTTGCAACAAATATATAAATGTATATTGATTAATCAAGCAGGATGATTAAAAATAAATTCTATTTTTTGTTTTAATTTGTTAAATAAATTTATTTAGAAAGCTAATTCAACAGCCAAATCGAAGTTGTCGTATATGGTTTTGTTTCCTAAATCTTCAAAAAAGCTTCCGGATCCATACCTGATGTCGTATTTAGTTCGATCGATAACTAAGTTAGTAGAAGCAGTGTTTCCTTTCACGGCAAGATCAAATTTGATAGGTTTTGTGATTCCTTTTATGGTTAAATCTGCAATAATTGTGTAGCTGTTATTTCCTTTGTTTGCGATAGTTTTAAAAACTAATGTAGAAGAAGGGAAATTATTAACGCCAAAAAAGTCATCGGATTTTAAATGACCTTCAAGATTCGTTTTTCCTTTTCCGTTTTGATCCGTGTTAGATATTGAAGTCATATCAACGGTGAAACTTCCGCCAGCAACAGCTTTGTCTTTGAATACTAGATAACCATCTTTTAAATTGATCGTTCCTTCATGTTGTCCTGTTAATTTTTTTCCAAGCCATGTGATTTTGCTTTTTGAAGCGTCAATAACCGAAGTTTGTGCTTCTACATTTTCAAAAGCAAAAAGAACCAGTAGCGCAAGCACAATTGTTTTTAATTTTTTCATTTTGGTATGTTTAAAGTTAATTGTTAAAGACTGTCATAAAATAGT includes the following:
- a CDS encoding N-acetyltransferase: MIHYNFRKAEMSETTPIWQILQQAIIRRKKDGSNQWQDGYPNPDVVQKDIEKGQGFVLVEGETIIGYSAVIMNYEPAYDNIEGKWLTIDDFVVIHRVALSEQYLGKGLAKMIIGYIEDFALQNNIYSVKADTNFDNIAMMKVFENLGYTLCGEVFFRGSPRKAYEKVLTKLD
- the trpA gene encoding tryptophan synthase subunit alpha, whose protein sequence is MNRINKKLQEGKKILSIYFSAGYPSLNDTVQIIQDLEKNGVDMIEIGLPFSDPLADGPTIQASSTQALHNGMTTQLLFDQLATIRETVSIPLVIMGYFNPILQYGVENFCKKCQEIGVDGLIIPDLPVDVYADQYKATFEKYGLINVFLITPQTSNERIHFIDSVSNGFIYMVSSASVTGSQSGFGSTQEDYFKRIADMNLKNPQVIGFGINNAETFKQATQFAKGAIIGSAFITYLTENGTGKIAEFVKVIR
- a CDS encoding gamma-glutamylcyclotransferase family protein, giving the protein MEKLFAYGNLREKDIQETVFGRILEGVPDSLVGYAVKEIKIEEEYGIDTYPIITPTQKPEDSINGILYELTLRELQLADTYEGKHYKRIQVQLKSNEVAWAFTAAT
- the trpB gene encoding tryptophan synthase subunit beta; translated protein: MSFHVNEKGYYGEFGGAYIPEMLYPNVEELRQNYLKITADPEFQAEFDLLLKDYVGRPTPLYFAERLSEKYGAKIYLKREDLCHTGAHKVNNTIGQILLAKRLGKKRIIAETGAGQHGVATATVCALMGLECIVYMGEIDIKRQAPNVARMKMLGAEVRPALSGSKTLKDATNEAIRDWINNPVDTYYIIGSVVGPHPYPDMVARFQSVISKEIKEQLLEKEGRENPDYVIACVGGGSNAAGAYYHFLDERDVKIIAVEAAGLGVDSGESAATSALGKVGIIHGSKTLLMQTPDGQITEPYSISAGLDYPGVGPMHAHLFALGRAQFISITDEQAMNWGLQLSKMEGIIPAIESAHAFAVLDEMKFKKDDIVVINLSGRGDKDLNTYIDYFKL
- a CDS encoding phosphoribosylanthranilate isomerase — its product is MKLKICGMKFPENIIEVGTLLPDYMGFIFWEKSARYFDGVIPELPKSIKKTGVFVNESVAIIVEKVIKHDLQAVQLHGKESVLFCTALKKALPENIEIIKVFSILDTFNFEELIPFESVCDFFLFDTKGRLPGGNGTTFDWKVLENYTSSKPFFLSGGIGIDEMDAVNEILKINLPVYAIDINSKFEIEPGLKNTELLYSFTNNLKL
- the trpC gene encoding indole-3-glycerol phosphate synthase TrpC → MNILDKIIVDKKREVILKKSIIPVSQLEASIFFGKETISLSQNLRNSNSGIIAEHKRRSPSKSIINQDFTVEEVVKGYESAGACGISVLTDGKYFGGSLDDLLLARASVKIPLLRKEFIVDEYQILEAKAYGADLILLIAAVLTREEIKSLSQFAKSLGLDVLLEVHNQEELDKSIMPTLDMIGVNNRNLKTFEVSLDFSKQLASQIPDEFVKVSESGISSIEAITELKPYGYKGFLIGENFMKTDNAGKAAKEFIKQLAH
- the trpD gene encoding anthranilate phosphoribosyltransferase, yielding MKNILNRLINHEMLSKEEAKNVLVNISNGSYNPSQISAFLTVYMMRSISIEELAGFREALLELCIRIDLSDYNTIDLCGTGGDGKDTFNISTLASFIAAGAGIKVAKHGNYGVSSISGSSNVMEKLGIKFSNDSDFLEKSIDKAGICVLHAPLFHPAMKNVAPIRKELAVKTFFNMLGPMVNPSFPKNQLVGVFNLELARMYAYLYQNTDVNFTILHSLDGYDEISLTSPTKIITSSMEGILSHETFEVPLLTQSEIEGGTTIDESAQLFTDIISGKGTTAQNNVVCANAGMAIATVTKCSPLEGFEQAKESLLSGKGLKALKTLQELSK
- a CDS encoding aminodeoxychorismate/anthranilate synthase component II, with product MKKILVIDNYDSFTYNLVHYLEDLNCEVTVYRNDEFDIDEIARFDKILLSPGPGIPDEAGLLKEVIRKYASTKSIFGVCLGQQAIGEVFGGTLSNLDKVYHGVATMVKTVVDDELLFEGLGNEFEVGRYHSWVVDANLPDVLEATSFDENGQVMSLRHKVYDVRGVQFHPESVLTPNGKKILENWVKA
- a CDS encoding anthranilate synthase component I family protein, whose product is MKSYTLNTKHKQILADTITPVSVYLKIRDKFPNSLLLESSDYHGSDNSFSYICCNPIASIKIENETIYKSYPDGTSEKQLIDSTTNVPEIIQEFSHQFKSEKNNFKFINNGLFGYISYDAVRYFEKLNIAKKDNSISIPDVYYAVYQNIIAINHFKNEAYLFCHSVDGKNNISEIEQLLQSRNIASYKFTKEGEGFSNLTDEEFKHNVALAKKHCFRGDVFQLVLSRRFTQGFKGDEFNVYRALRSINPSPYLFFFDYGDFKIFGSSPEAQIIVKDRKAEIHPIAGTFKRTGDDEKDAILAKQLSEDKKENSEHVMLVDLARNDLSRNGHNVNVERYREVQFFSHVIHLVSKVTGNLHESATTMQVVADTFPAGTLSGAPKHRAMQLIEEYEKTNRNFYGGAIGFMDFEGNFNHAIMIRTFLSKNHQLHSQAGAGIVASSDEESEMQEVYNKLRALNTALDLAETI
- a CDS encoding YceI family protein yields the protein MKKLKTIVLALLVLFAFENVEAQTSVIDASKSKITWLGKKLTGQHEGTINLKDGYLVFKDKAVAGGSFTVDMTSISNTDQNGKGKTNLEGHLKSDDFFGVNNFPSSTLVFKTIANKGNNSYTIIADLTIKGITKPIKFDLAVKGNTASTNLVIDRTKYDIRYGSGSFFEDLGNKTIYDNFDLAVELAF